One genomic segment of Ictalurus punctatus breed USDA103 chromosome 4, Coco_2.0, whole genome shotgun sequence includes these proteins:
- the sephs1 gene encoding selenide, water dikinase 1, producing the protein MSVREAFNPESYELDKNFRLTRFTELKGTGCKVPQDVLQKLLESLQENHYQEDEQFLGAVMPRLGIGMDTCVIPLRHGGLSLVQTTDYIYPIVDDPYMMGRVACANVLSDLYAMGVTECDNMLMLLGVSNKLSEKERDKVMPLIIQGFKDAAEEAGTSVTGGQTVVNPWIVLGGVATTVCQPNEFIMPDNAVPGDVLVLTKPLGTQVAVAVHQWLDIPEKWNKIKLVVTQEDVELAYQEAMLNMARLNRTAAGLMHTFNAHAATDITGFGILGHAQNLARQQRSEVSFVIHNLPVLAKMAAVSKACGNMFGLMHGTCPETSGGLLICLPREQAARFCAEIKSPKYGEGHQAWIIGIVEKGNRTARIIDKPRIIEVAPQVATQNVNTTPGTTS; encoded by the exons ATGTCAGTGCGGGAGGCTTTTAACCCAGAGAGTTACGAGTTGGACAAGAACTTCAGACTAACACGCTTCACAGAGCTTAAAGGGACCGGCTGCAAAGTCCCTCAGGATGTGCTTCAGAAACTTCTGGAGTCGTTGCAGGAGAACCATTATCAGGAGGATGAGCAGTTCCTCGGGGCAGTTATGCCCAGACTGG GCATCGGCATGGACACCTGTGTGATTCCTCTGAGACACGGTGGCCTTTCGCTAGTACAGACCACAGACTACATCTACCCTATAGTGGACGACCCTTACATGATG GGCAGAGTTGCGTGTGCTAACGTCTTGAGTGACCTGTACGCTATGGGAGTGACCGAGTGTGATAACATGTTGATGTTGCTGGGCGTTAGTAACAAACTGTCCGAAAAG GAAAGGGACAAGGTGATGCCGCTTATTATCCAAGGTTTTAAGGATGCAGCAGAGGAGGCGGGAACCTCTGTGACCGGTGGTCAGACAGTTGTGAACCCCTGGATCGTACTTGGAGGTGTGGCCACAACAGTCTGTCAACCTAACGAGTTCATCAt GCCAGATAATGCAGTGCCAGGTGACGTGTTGGTTCTCACCAAACCTCTCGGCACTCAAGTAGCAGTCGCAGTGCATCAATGGCTGGACATC CCAGAGAAATGGAACAAGATCAAGTTAGTAGTGACACAAGAGGATGTGGAGCTAGCATATCAGGAGGCTATGTTGAACATGGCCAGACTCAACAGAACAG CGGCAGGTCTGATGCACACGTTCAACGCACACGCTGCCACAGACATCACAGGCTTTGGTATTTTGGGTCATGCTCAGAACCTCGCAAGACAGCAGCGCAGCGAGGTCTCCTTCGTCATCCACAACCTACCCGTCCTCGCCAAGATGGCCGCCGTCAGCAAAGCCTGCGGGAACATGTTCGGTTTAATGCACGGCACCTGCCCCGAGACCTCAG GAGGCCTGCTGATCTGTCTTCCACGTGAACAAGCTGCTCGCTTCTGCGCCGAGATCAAATCTCCGAAATACGGCGAGGGCCACCAGGCCTGGATCATCGGCATCGTAGAGAAAGGCAACCGCACAGCTCGGATCATCGACAAACCCCGCATCATCGAGGTCGCGCCCCAGGTGGCCACGCAGAACGTCAACACCACCCCAGGAACTACATCCTAA